The following nucleotide sequence is from bacterium.
GAATGAGCATCCACAGCTTCCCATCCTTCAACTCTACAAGCGTTGGTTCCATAGCTCCATCATGATGTCCTCGTCCTCCAAGGTCAATGATGTTGCTTCTCTTCCAAGTCTTTCCCTCATCATCAGAATATACGCTCATCACCACAACCCTGCCCGGATTGGAAGTGGTATGCTCAACGCTCGCCACCAATCTGCCGGTTGAAGTCTGAATGAAACCGAAGAAATTGGCGTTGTATCCCTCCATAACTCTTTGATTGTCAACCCATGTTTTCCCTCCGTCCAAACTGCGAATAGACCAAATCTCCAATTTGCAATCCTTCGGCTCGCCATTTTCCTCATCCCATTGAAAACGATAATCGGAGAAATTGAGATATAAAAGGACGATTGTGCCATTCTTCGTTTGCAGGAAATCGTAAGAAGCAGGCTCCTTATCGTTTATACCCTCGCAGATGAAAATCGGCTCGCTCCAACTCAAACCGCCATCCTCGCTGAAGCGAATTCCTTCGCTTCTCACTGTTGCAAGCCTCCCATCCTTCAGCCAAAGAAAAGGTCCGTTGAAATCTATTTTTAATTCGGAGCACAAAGGATGTATCCATCTCCCATTCATAACTTTTCCGCCTTCCTTTCTTTGGATGTTAGGTTGAGAAAAAGCGCATCTCACTATATAAAACGAAGGAAAAACCAAGGAAAACAAAAGAATGGATAGCGAAAGCTTTCTCAGCCTCTCACCCATTTTCCTTTTTTCCCCTATATAAAAGATAAGAATAAACCACAAGATAGAGCGCTAACGGGATGATAATAAGGATGAAATATACCGAATATTCTGGATTCAAAACGCCGAGAGCGGAGATTATCCCTCCTATCTTGAAGAGCTTAGCTCCAATCTGATGGGTCTTATCCCAGATTTCTTCATCGTGGAGAGTCCAGGGCGTCCTTATCCCTATGAAATAATTCCTCTTCGCCTTCTCCAACATCACACCAATATAGTAAAAGAGAATGCCTATCGCTACGGGAAAGGTGATATTGGGGCTTATCTTTATCCCCAAGTTCCAGAGAATAGTCTGAACATGAACCATCAAGAGGAAGAGAAAGAGTAGAAGCACGAAGTTGTCATAATATTTCCTGAACTGGGCGATGTTCTCTTTTAAAGGGTCAATAGCGGGAAGGATGAAGAGGAGAAGGGCGAGGAAAGCGAGCAAGCAGGGAGTGATAAGGAGGGCGGGCAATTTCCCCATATAGCCATTAACATTCCCCTTCGCATCCCAGTGGGATGCCATCTTCTCCGGGAGCTGAGGATAGGTGTAAAAGCTTATTGCGAAGGCTAAGAGGACAATGAAGATTGCCCAGACATAACTTTTCATTTCAAAATCCTTGGCGTAGTGCTCTGGGCAAACTCTATATCATCAATTTTGTATCTTACCTCGCCAAACATAGCGGAATATCCATCCTTTGGACGCGTTAGCGTGAATTCATATACGCCATCTTTGCCCTCTATCTCTTTCGCTTCCCATTTCGCCTCTCTGAAATCCAAGCTTGGCGAACTCGCAACCCAAACCCTTACTTTAAGCGGATTTCCCTCGGGCTTTATCCTGAGCGTGAGGCTATCAAGGGTTTCCTCATAGGACCAACTTATAGAGGGGATTTTCTGATTGTGGGACAATGCATAAGCGAAAGCGGCTATGGCTGAAATGGCTTCTATTCCATCTCCCAGGCTGTGTCCAGCATTTGGAACATAGAGGATATGCTTTTCCCCTACGAGGCGTGGGAAGTAGAGATTTGCCGATTCCAATGTCCAGTAGCGGTCGTTGCTGCCGTTTATGATGAATTTCGGCATAGTAGCACGTTCATGGAGGGTGTAGGGGTCAATGAATTTTGAGAATTGGATAGCGGTCGGGTCGCTGAGAAGCCTTTGAACCAAACCAACCTGCGTGTAATCCTCTATCTGCTCGCTGTATTTACCATAACAGAAAATCTGCTGACCCATCTGGAGGGGAATATTTAGGTTATCGTAAACCATTGGGGCTATGCCAATCACCCTCTTATTATCTGCGATTCCCGTGAACCAGGTCGTCCATCCCCTCTTTGACGCACCCGTGACAACGAATCCCTTAACCTCCGCACCCCAACTTTCTTTGGAGATAGCCTGAATTGTATCCATAGCCCTGATGACGCTCTTAGTCATCGGATAAAGGGCTGGCCAAGTCATATCCTGCGTCTCCAAAGCCTTCATAAATGTGTATGCGAGAAGAGCGTCTTCTCTTTTACCATCAAATAATGGTTGATTCGGGATATTGAAAATTACCGCCATTGGGATTCCCACTCTATTGGAGATCAGCCTTAAAATGTTCAGCAGTTGTTCATCCCTCCCGCCTGTGATGAGCAATCCCACGACTGAGCCATTGTCCAATTTAGCGGGAACGATTACATCCAGCTCATGTTCCCATTTTATCCCCTGCCAGATTTGGGAGACCATCTTAATGCTTATGAATTTCTCCCCACTTGCCATCTTCTCTTCTTTCACTTTTTCCCAGCTATATGCGGGGTCCGGTTTGTTCAAATACTGGAATAGCGGGTGTTCCTCCTCGCTTACCGTCCAAGCTTTGGGAAGTGGCAAAATCAAGACAATCAAGAGAAGAACTAACAAAAACTTTCTCATATCATTTCACCTCCATTTTAAATTTTATATTTTTTTCATTTACGGAAGCAATTGTTTTGTTGAGAATGTGGAAAGATGTTTAAAGATTTAAGATATTGGTCTTTTTCTCGCAATCTCAAAAGAGATTTTTCATTCCTCAGCAATGACAAAATCACCTTATCTTAGCCTCTTGTGTCACTTCTTCCCATTTTAGGAAAAATACATTAAAATTAAACAAACTTAATCTACAGAGGGGTTAAAAGGATGTTCAAGAACAACAAATTCTCGCTTTTTCTTTTCACACTACTTCTCGGTTTAGGGCTTGTCTTATCTAAAGACAAAACCCTCCAAGAAGGGGAGAATGCCTTTAAAGCCAAGGATTACGATAAAGCAATCGCCATATTCCGAGAGATTTTCTTCCGATCAGGGATAGATGTCAGCAGCGAAACGAGATTTTTAGCCGCTCTCAGATTGGGAGAATGCTATCTCGCCCTCAAAAAGAACGATGACGCTTTCAACTTTTTCAATATCGCTCTTCAGGGAAAGGGAGATATTAAAGGCGAAGCGTTGATAGGCTTGGGAGTGGTCTACCTCGCAAGAGAAGATTATTTATCCGCAATTGATAGATTCTCCCAGGTAATCAATCAATACAAAAGCGATAAGCTCCTTGCCTATGCCTATTACAATCGAGGTTTGGCTTATAAGGGAATGAAATGGATGAGCAAAGCTTTAAGCGATTTGAGAAGCGCTAAGAAAAAGGCAAAGGGCGATGACGAGCTCATTAAAGCTATTGATGCCCAAATAAGTGAGTGCCAATCCGCCTATGGAAAGTTCAAGCAGGGAGAAGCATATTTTCTCGCCTGCCTTCAAACCCTACAAGCAAAGGGGGATAACGATGGCTGTGCCTTCCTTTTGAGGGATTTAGCGCGCTTTTGTGAGGATTCGGGAGAGATGGAATCCGCTATAGATTACGAGAAGCAGGCTATAAGTTACTCCTCCTCAGATGAATTCAAAGCCGGAAGCTGGATGAACATCGGTTGGCGCTACTTCAAGATAAAGGATTACGAGAACGCTGCCATCGCCTTCCAACGCATTGTTGAGGAATATCCCAATAGCTCTTATCCCTCAGAGGCTCTCCTTTGCCTTGGAGATACCCTGAGTAATGCAGGGAAAACAAAGGATGCAATCGCAACTTATAATCTCTTCTTCCAAAGATATCCCCAAGATGGAAGATCCTTTAACGCCCTTCTCAACATAGCGAACCAATATACACGACTAGGCATTCAAGAGAAAGCAGGAGAATATTTCTTGAAAGCGGCTGAGGCATTTCCCCAAAATCCCCAAGCAAAGGAAGCCATCAAAAGTTCCGCTTCTGCTTACTCGAGTGCAAAGGATTACGAATCCGCTTTAAATATCTACAAATTATTCCTTGAGAAGTATCCGCCAGAGGAAGATGTCATGAACCAGATTTTCGCCATA
It contains:
- a CDS encoding SdpI family protein, with translation MKSYVWAIFIVLLAFAISFYTYPQLPEKMASHWDAKGNVNGYMGKLPALLITPCLLAFLALLLFILPAIDPLKENIAQFRKYYDNFVLLLFLFLLMVHVQTILWNLGIKISPNITFPVAIGILFYYIGVMLEKAKRNYFIGIRTPWTLHDEEIWDKTHQIGAKLFKIGGIISALGVLNPEYSVYFILIIIPLALYLVVYSYLLYRGKKENG
- a CDS encoding exo-alpha-sialidase — protein: MNGRWIHPLCSELKIDFNGPFLWLKDGRLATVRSEGIRFSEDGGLSWSEPIFICEGINDKEPASYDFLQTKNGTIVLLYLNFSDYRFQWDEENGEPKDCKLEIWSIRSLDGGKTWVDNQRVMEGYNANFFGFIQTSTGRLVASVEHTTSNPGRVVVMSVYSDDEGKTWKRSNIIDLGGRGHHDGAMEPTLVELKDGKLWMLIRTNLDYFWQAISDDGGRYWRKIYPSEIDASSAPGRLLRLRSGRLALVWNRLNPEGGVYPKREFKGGTEFPASWHREELSFAISEDEGKSWLGPIVVAKQKGGQLSYPYLFEGKDGEIWIIAGFAFKSGWTEPYPLRLKLNEEEFVRYVKGK